A single region of the Lotus japonicus ecotype B-129 chromosome 4, LjGifu_v1.2 genome encodes:
- the LOC130714843 gene encoding uncharacterized protein LOC130714843 isoform X2: protein MDKSWILLPRNSPAYQEGVKGFLDFAFERSSVDGAILCPCGLCNFRKWLTRDVVYEHLIIKQFPRNYTFWFDHGESHEVETENNCTANLSSLGPNIVNDEDPIRNMVNEAFGVDMHRDNDSNEGVGQGEGPMPNVGPQGNQAREFYDLAKDGEQPLYEGCTRYSKLSFIVKLYHIKCLCKMTDKAMTMIIELLHDAFEHAQIPSSFYEAKKYITKLGLGYEKIHACPRNCMLYWGEDENREQCKTCTMSRWREPSGNGENPVSEVDKFKKKVPRKVLRYFPLKPRLQRLFLSSKTANDMRWHAVSANNDGMIRHPRDPVYYRWMYPVERYLGLLKSYVHNRAQPTGSIAEGLLVLSLFFLSLLFGY from the exons ATGGATAAGTCATGGATTTTGTTGCCACGAAATTCACCTGCATATCAGGAAGGGGTTAAGGGATTTTTAGACTTTGCCTTTGAGCGTAGTTCTGTTGATGGTGCAATATTATGCCCTTGTGGTCTATGCAATTTTAGAAAGTGGCTGACTAGAGATGTAGTGTATGAGCACTTAATTATTAAGCAATTCCCGAGAAATTACACCTTTTGGTTTGATCATGGCGAGTCCCATGAAGTGGAAACTGAAAACAATTGTACTGCCAATTTGTCAAGTTTAGGACCAAACATTGTGAATGATGAAGATCCTATCCGAAACATGGTCAATGAAGCTTTTGGGGTCGATATGCATCGTGACAATGATTCAAATGAAGGCGTCGGCCAAGGTGAAGGACCAATGCCAAATGTTGGGCCACAAGGAAATCAAGCTAGAGAGTTTTATGATTTGGCAAAAGATGGGGAACAACCATTGTACGAAGGGTGCACACGGTATTCTAAACTTTCTTTTATAGTCAAGCTGTATCATATCAAATGCCTATGTAAGATGACTGATAAGGCAATGACAATGATAATAGAGCTACTACATGATGCATTTGAACATGCACAAATTCCAAGTTCATTTTACGAGGCAAAGAAATATATAACCAAACTTGGTTTGGGCTATGAAAAGATACATGCATGTCCAAGAAATTGCATGTTGTACTGGGGTGAGGATGAAAACAGGGAACAATGCAAAACTTGTACCATGTCTAGATGGAGAGAACCGAGTGGAAATGGTGAGAACCCGGTGTCAGAAGTTGACAAGTTCAAGAAGAAAGTGCCTCGAAAAGTTCTTCGTTACTTTCCTCTGAAGCCTCGATTGCAAAGATTGTTTTTGTCTTCAAAGACTGCTAATGATATGAGATGGCATGCTGTGTCTGCTAATAATGATGGCATGATTAGGCATCCTAGAGACCCCGTATATTACCGATGGATGTACCCTGTAGAAAG GTACTTAGGATTGCTAAAATCATACGTGCACAACAGGGCACAACCCACAGGCTCCATTGCAGAAGGATTGCTAGTACTATCCTTGTTTTTTCTCTCATTGTTATTTG GTTACTGA
- the LOC130714843 gene encoding uncharacterized protein LOC130714843 isoform X1, producing the protein MDKSWILLPRNSPAYQEGVKGFLDFAFERSSVDGAILCPCGLCNFRKWLTRDVVYEHLIIKQFPRNYTFWFDHGESHEVETENNCTANLSSLGPNIVNDEDPIRNMVNEAFGVDMHRDNDSNEGVGQGEGPMPNVGPQGNQAREFYDLAKDGEQPLYEGCTRYSKLSFIVKLYHIKCLCKMTDKAMTMIIELLHDAFEHAQIPSSFYEAKKYITKLGLGYEKIHACPRNCMLYWGEDENREQCKTCTMSRWREPSGNGENPVSEVDKFKKKVPRKVLRYFPLKPRLQRLFLSSKTANDMRWHAVSANNDGMIRHPRDPVYYRWMYPVERYLGLLKSYVHNRAQPTGSIAEGLLVTDLGSPNEPRPSSSASHNPGNNGPSS; encoded by the exons ATGGATAAGTCATGGATTTTGTTGCCACGAAATTCACCTGCATATCAGGAAGGGGTTAAGGGATTTTTAGACTTTGCCTTTGAGCGTAGTTCTGTTGATGGTGCAATATTATGCCCTTGTGGTCTATGCAATTTTAGAAAGTGGCTGACTAGAGATGTAGTGTATGAGCACTTAATTATTAAGCAATTCCCGAGAAATTACACCTTTTGGTTTGATCATGGCGAGTCCCATGAAGTGGAAACTGAAAACAATTGTACTGCCAATTTGTCAAGTTTAGGACCAAACATTGTGAATGATGAAGATCCTATCCGAAACATGGTCAATGAAGCTTTTGGGGTCGATATGCATCGTGACAATGATTCAAATGAAGGCGTCGGCCAAGGTGAAGGACCAATGCCAAATGTTGGGCCACAAGGAAATCAAGCTAGAGAGTTTTATGATTTGGCAAAAGATGGGGAACAACCATTGTACGAAGGGTGCACACGGTATTCTAAACTTTCTTTTATAGTCAAGCTGTATCATATCAAATGCCTATGTAAGATGACTGATAAGGCAATGACAATGATAATAGAGCTACTACATGATGCATTTGAACATGCACAAATTCCAAGTTCATTTTACGAGGCAAAGAAATATATAACCAAACTTGGTTTGGGCTATGAAAAGATACATGCATGTCCAAGAAATTGCATGTTGTACTGGGGTGAGGATGAAAACAGGGAACAATGCAAAACTTGTACCATGTCTAGATGGAGAGAACCGAGTGGAAATGGTGAGAACCCGGTGTCAGAAGTTGACAAGTTCAAGAAGAAAGTGCCTCGAAAAGTTCTTCGTTACTTTCCTCTGAAGCCTCGATTGCAAAGATTGTTTTTGTCTTCAAAGACTGCTAATGATATGAGATGGCATGCTGTGTCTGCTAATAATGATGGCATGATTAGGCATCCTAGAGACCCCGTATATTACCGATGGATGTACCCTGTAGAAAG GTACTTAGGATTGCTAAAATCATACGTGCACAACAGGGCACAACCCACAGGCTCCATTGCAGAAGGATTGCTA GTTACTGATTTAGGCTCTCCAAACGAACCAAGGCCATCTTCGTCCGCTAGTCATAATCCCGGAAACAATGGACCGTCTTCTTAG